A single window of Terriglobia bacterium DNA harbors:
- a CDS encoding multicopper oxidase domain-containing protein: MAGGVVTAIEVTWPGSGYTSTPTITIAPAANVCASATPASNCITGHVDVRAIMDVGTLNGNMPAPLMAVDEDDEFFLTLTNVGQPMRPDLFEQHTVHWHGYPNASAFYDGVPDASVAINIGGSFTYYYLAPEAGTYFWHCHITPPEHLQMGMVGQIYVRPRQNRVQAGASLYTSLQQQQGDNRTKCDSGDILCSNPLPAVNTGATQSAGKKYAYNDGDGTTRYDVEYPLQIHGFDPNFHFVGMTFNPENFTDMKDKYFLLNGRSYPDTVTPGPLATQTTDGSMHYSQPLPSIINIPAGGKALLRISDLDVTEYQTLASLGIPMQVIALNAKLLRDQAGNNLYYNTNSITLAGGESLDVILDASDTSKYPSGSVFYLYTPNLDHLSNDAENFGGLMTEVRIN; encoded by the coding sequence ATTGCAGGCGGCGTCGTAACCGCGATTGAGGTTACCTGGCCCGGCTCGGGGTATACAAGCACACCGACCATCACGATCGCTCCGGCAGCAAACGTCTGTGCGTCCGCCACTCCCGCCAGCAACTGCATCACCGGACACGTCGATGTCCGGGCGATCATGGATGTCGGCACGCTGAATGGCAACATGCCGGCGCCTCTGATGGCGGTTGACGAAGATGACGAGTTCTTTCTGACCCTGACCAATGTCGGCCAACCGATGCGACCGGACTTGTTCGAACAGCATACGGTCCACTGGCACGGCTACCCCAACGCTTCTGCCTTCTATGACGGCGTGCCGGATGCTTCGGTGGCCATCAACATCGGTGGCAGCTTTACCTATTACTATCTGGCGCCTGAGGCCGGTACTTACTTCTGGCACTGCCACATCACCCCTCCGGAACACTTGCAGATGGGCATGGTTGGCCAGATCTATGTGCGTCCACGGCAGAACCGGGTGCAGGCGGGTGCAAGCCTCTACACGTCGCTCCAGCAACAGCAGGGCGATAATCGCACGAAGTGCGATTCCGGCGACATCCTGTGCAGCAATCCCCTGCCGGCAGTGAATACCGGGGCGACGCAATCCGCAGGCAAGAAGTATGCCTACAACGACGGCGACGGCACCACCCGCTACGACGTTGAGTATCCCCTGCAGATCCACGGCTTCGATCCCAACTTCCACTTTGTCGGCATGACCTTCAACCCGGAAAACTTTACCGACATGAAGGACAAGTACTTCCTGCTGAACGGGCGGAGCTACCCCGACACGGTGACGCCCGGTCCGCTGGCGACCCAGACCACGGATGGGTCGATGCACTATTCGCAGCCGCTGCCGTCGATCATCAACATTCCAGCCGGCGGTAAGGCGCTGCTGCGCATTTCAGATCTGGACGTAACCGAATATCAGACGTTGGCCTCGCTGGGCATTCCGATGCAAGTGATTGCGCTGAATGCCAAGCTGCTGCGGGATCAGGCGGGCAACAACCTCTACTACAACACCAACTCGATCACGCTGGCTGGTGGCGAGTCGCTCGACGTGATTCTGGACGCCAGCGATACCTCGAAGTATCCGTCGGGCAGCGTGTTTTACCTCTACACCCCCAACCTCGACCATCTGTCCAATGACGCCGAGAACTTCGGTGGGCTGATGACCGAAGTTCGGATTAATTAG